The Streptomyces camelliae genome window below encodes:
- a CDS encoding M56 family metallopeptidase gives MRLAVYVPLLLSLLAPLGARPLSERCEPRLATWLLTVSALVLGAASTVALGLLAVTGLIRIPQLAALGHWSAGSARHQDPTALSVSVVAGVLLGGAVWAAARMFWRRTRTLAAATLDAACMPARDGLVVLEDDAADAYAIPGLPGRVVVSTGMLHTLDETEHDVLLAHERAHLAAHHYAFVAFAQLGAAANPLLRPLATAVTYTIERWADESAAASTGDRRRVARAVGKAALAAHRAPALARAAGAVLGILGRRGPLASAGPVPRRVAALLAPPPGRPRALTAVTAAVVVAAVLATAEAAHDLHRLLEAVGAG, from the coding sequence ATGCGTCTCGCCGTCTATGTGCCGCTGCTGCTGTCGCTGCTCGCGCCGCTCGGCGCGCGGCCGCTGTCGGAGCGGTGCGAACCCCGCCTGGCCACCTGGCTGCTCACCGTCTCCGCCCTGGTCCTGGGCGCGGCGAGCACCGTCGCGCTGGGCCTGCTGGCCGTCACGGGCCTGATCCGCATCCCGCAACTGGCCGCCCTCGGGCACTGGTCGGCCGGCAGCGCGCGGCACCAGGATCCCACCGCGCTCTCCGTCTCCGTCGTCGCGGGAGTGCTGCTCGGCGGCGCGGTGTGGGCGGCCGCCCGCATGTTCTGGCGCCGGACCCGTACGCTGGCCGCCGCGACACTGGACGCGGCCTGCATGCCCGCCCGCGACGGCCTGGTCGTCCTGGAGGACGACGCCGCCGACGCCTATGCCATCCCCGGGCTGCCCGGCCGGGTCGTCGTCTCCACCGGCATGCTGCACACCCTGGACGAGACCGAGCACGACGTCCTGCTCGCCCACGAGCGCGCCCATCTGGCCGCCCATCACTACGCGTTCGTCGCGTTCGCCCAGCTCGGCGCCGCCGCCAATCCGCTGCTGCGTCCCCTCGCGACAGCCGTCACCTACACGATCGAGCGCTGGGCCGACGAGAGCGCGGCCGCCTCGACCGGTGACCGCAGGCGGGTCGCGCGCGCCGTCGGCAAGGCCGCGCTCGCCGCCCACCGCGCCCCGGCGCTCGCCCGCGCCGCCGGTGCGGTCCTCGGCATCCTCGGGCGCCGCGGTCCGCTCGCCTCGGCCGGTCCGGTCCCCCGCCGGGTCGCGGCGCTCCTCGCCCCGCCGCCGGGACGCCCCCGCGCCCTCACCGCGGTCACCGCGGCCGTCGTCGTCGCGGCCGTGCTGGCCACGGCCGAGGCCGCCCACGACCTCCACCGGCTGCTCGAGGCAGTCGGCGCCGGGTGA
- a CDS encoding thioredoxin family protein yields MELTVLVVPECPHTAPLRERLARALEGRADVTVTWHEVADPEEARRLGMHGSPTLLADGADPFARPGQEPSLSCRVGALPSVRQLREVIASG; encoded by the coding sequence GTGGAACTGACGGTCCTGGTCGTGCCCGAGTGCCCCCACACCGCGCCGCTGCGCGAGCGACTGGCACGCGCCCTGGAGGGGCGTGCCGACGTCACCGTGACCTGGCACGAGGTGGCCGACCCGGAGGAGGCCCGGCGGCTGGGCATGCACGGCTCGCCGACGCTGCTGGCCGACGGAGCCGATCCGTTCGCCCGCCCCGGTCAGGAACCGAGCCTGTCCTGCCGGGTCGGCGCCCTTCCGTCGGTACGGCAGTTGCGCGAGGTCATCGCGTCCGGCTGA
- a CDS encoding Chromate resistance protein ChrB → MPKPVSKPLPTEERESRWLVLVIRLPAGPSRHRVAVWRELRNAGALSLGQGVWAVPDVPVFADGVARALALTERAGGQTVTLNAAGRGAEDAARLRALFTAARTADWTEFLADCGTFEEELTKEIRIGTFTLAELEEEEQSLERLRRRHRDLTARDVFGAPEAAEAGRRLKECAAACEDYAERVFAALHQNPEGER, encoded by the coding sequence GTGCCGAAGCCTGTGTCGAAACCCCTGCCGACGGAAGAGCGGGAGAGCCGCTGGCTCGTCCTCGTGATCAGACTGCCGGCCGGGCCGAGCAGGCACCGGGTCGCGGTCTGGCGGGAGCTGCGCAATGCGGGTGCACTCTCGCTGGGCCAGGGAGTCTGGGCCGTACCCGACGTGCCGGTCTTCGCGGACGGTGTCGCCCGCGCCCTCGCGCTCACCGAGCGGGCCGGCGGGCAGACCGTGACCCTGAACGCCGCCGGGCGCGGCGCCGAGGACGCGGCCCGCCTCCGGGCGCTGTTCACGGCCGCCCGGACCGCGGACTGGACGGAGTTCCTCGCCGACTGCGGCACGTTCGAGGAGGAACTGACCAAGGAGATCCGCATCGGCACGTTCACCCTGGCCGAGCTGGAGGAAGAGGAACAGTCGCTGGAGCGGCTGCGGCGCCGGCACCGCGACCTGACCGCGCGGGACGTGTTCGGCGCCCCGGAGGCGGCCGAGGCCGGCCGGCGGCTCAAGGAGTGCGCCGCGGCCTGCGAGGACTACGCCGAGCGCGTCTTCGCCGCGCTGCACCAGAACCCCGAGGGGGAGCGGTGA
- a CDS encoding sensor histidine kinase yields MTVLGTAALVLVGLAVFVLGAGLGHGAARRQQEHADGTDEARALVRTLHAVELAAAPLRAGLTPDTARRAARRLRPLLGTPALALTDGTSVLAWDGAADHHREQLLALLADPSRGRTLALSCDDGSCPVRWGAPAPLTADGRCVGALVVFAAAESGVHVRAVQAAAGRLSLELDLAGLDRARAGAHEAEMRALRAQISPHFIYNSLASIASFVRTDPERARELLQEFADFTRYSFRRDGDFTTLAEELRSIEQYLELARARFGRRLRVTLRIAPEVLPVTLPFLCLQPLVENALKHGLEESVERSVVTITAEDEGTEARVVIEDNGIGMEPERLRAILRGTAGPSTGIGLSNVDRRLRQVYGDDHGLVIETGVGAGTKITLRVPKFRPGVQAPPPP; encoded by the coding sequence ATGACCGTCCTCGGGACCGCGGCCCTCGTGCTGGTCGGGCTGGCGGTGTTCGTGCTCGGGGCCGGGCTGGGGCACGGGGCGGCGCGGCGGCAGCAGGAGCATGCGGACGGCACCGACGAGGCACGTGCCCTGGTGCGTACCCTGCATGCCGTCGAACTCGCCGCGGCGCCGTTGCGTGCCGGGCTGACCCCGGACACGGCCCGCCGGGCCGCCCGCCGGCTGCGTCCGCTGCTCGGCACGCCCGCCCTCGCCCTCACCGACGGCACCTCCGTCCTCGCCTGGGACGGCGCCGCCGACCACCATCGCGAGCAACTCCTGGCCCTGCTCGCCGATCCGTCCCGCGGCCGGACCCTCGCGCTGTCGTGCGACGACGGCAGCTGCCCCGTCCGATGGGGCGCGCCGGCCCCGCTCACCGCCGACGGCCGCTGCGTCGGCGCGCTCGTCGTGTTCGCCGCCGCGGAGTCCGGCGTCCACGTCCGGGCGGTGCAGGCAGCGGCCGGCAGGCTCTCGCTCGAACTCGATCTCGCCGGCCTGGACCGGGCCCGGGCCGGCGCCCACGAGGCCGAGATGCGGGCCCTGCGCGCCCAGATCTCCCCGCACTTCATCTACAACTCCCTCGCGAGCATCGCCTCCTTCGTCCGCACGGATCCCGAGCGGGCCCGCGAACTCCTCCAGGAATTCGCCGACTTCACCCGCTACTCCTTCCGTCGCGACGGCGATTTCACCACCCTCGCCGAGGAGTTGCGCTCCATCGAGCAGTACCTGGAACTCGCCCGCGCCCGCTTCGGCCGCCGTCTGAGGGTCACCCTGCGCATCGCCCCCGAGGTGCTCCCGGTGACCCTGCCGTTCCTCTGCCTGCAACCCCTCGTCGAGAACGCCCTCAAACACGGCCTGGAGGAGTCCGTGGAGCGCAGCGTCGTCACGATCACCGCCGAGGACGAGGGCACCGAGGCCCGCGTCGTCATCGAGGACAACGGCATCGGCATGGAACCGGAACGCCTGCGCGCGATCCTGCGCGGCACGGCCGGCCCGTCCACCGGCATCGGCCTGAGCAACGTGGACCGCAGGCTGCGCCAGGTCTACGGCGACGACCACGGCCTCGTCATCGAGACCGGGGTCGGAGCGGGTACGAAGATCACGCTGCGCGTCCCGAAGTTCCGCCCGGGCGTCCAGGCCCCGCCACCACCGTGA
- a CDS encoding cation acetate symporter, with translation MNQTYGMVGVTAVVLATVLVGALGLRISRTTSDFYVASRTVAPRLNATAVSGEYLSAASFLGVAGLVLAQGVDMLWFPIGYTAGFLVLLAFVAAPLRRSGAYTLPDFAEARLESRAVRRVAGVLVVGIGWLYLLPQLRGAGLTLRLLTGAPGWLGGLVVAVVVTAAVAAGGMRSITFVQAFQYWLKLTALLVPVVFLLLAWHADRAPAPVWDDRPVFHRATEVRVDRPLTLTVREPVRVTASGRVDDRAVHGVSLRLDEGRHRLGADTTVRFPAGAVVPLPDRAPDRISSSWGTPLSASREQHGLYATYGLILATFLGTMGLPHVVVRFYTNPDGRAARRTTVSVLALLGAFYLLMPLYGMLGRLYAPDLLLTGDTDAAVLVLPQRLIGGVPGDLLGALVAGGACAAFLSTASGLTMSVAGVLAQDVLPTLGVRHFRLATLPAIAVPTAASALVGELPVADAVGLAFAVSASSFCPLLILGIWWRGLTPPGAIAGLLLGGGSALTAVTATIAGGADSGWPHTLLAWPAVWSVPVGFAAMILTSLATRDRVPPGTAATMARLHLPEPTHPHPATP, from the coding sequence GTGAACCAGACGTACGGCATGGTCGGCGTGACGGCCGTGGTCCTCGCCACGGTCCTCGTCGGCGCGCTCGGCCTGCGCATCTCCCGCACCACCTCCGACTTCTACGTCGCCTCGCGCACCGTCGCGCCCCGGCTCAACGCCACCGCGGTCAGCGGCGAGTACCTGTCCGCCGCGTCCTTCCTCGGTGTCGCCGGACTCGTCCTCGCCCAGGGCGTCGACATGCTCTGGTTCCCGATCGGCTACACCGCCGGCTTCCTGGTGCTGCTGGCCTTCGTCGCCGCCCCGCTGCGCCGCTCCGGCGCCTACACCCTGCCCGACTTCGCCGAGGCCCGGCTGGAGTCCCGGGCGGTGCGCCGGGTCGCCGGGGTGCTGGTCGTCGGCATCGGCTGGCTCTATCTGCTGCCCCAGCTGCGCGGCGCGGGCCTCACCCTGCGGCTGCTCACCGGCGCCCCCGGCTGGCTCGGCGGGCTGGTCGTGGCCGTGGTGGTGACCGCGGCCGTGGCCGCCGGCGGGATGCGCAGCATCACCTTCGTCCAGGCCTTCCAGTACTGGCTGAAACTCACCGCCCTGCTGGTGCCCGTGGTGTTCCTGCTGCTCGCCTGGCACGCCGACCGGGCCCCGGCGCCCGTCTGGGACGACCGACCCGTCTTCCACCGTGCCACCGAGGTGCGCGTCGACCGGCCGCTCACCCTCACCGTGCGCGAGCCGGTCCGGGTGACGGCGTCCGGCCGGGTCGACGACCGTGCGGTGCACGGCGTGTCGCTGCGGCTGGACGAGGGCCGGCACCGGCTCGGCGCGGACACGACCGTGCGTTTCCCGGCCGGCGCGGTCGTCCCCCTGCCGGACCGGGCCCCCGACCGCATCTCCTCCAGCTGGGGCACACCCCTGTCGGCCTCCCGCGAACAGCACGGCCTGTACGCCACCTACGGGCTGATCCTCGCCACGTTCCTCGGCACCATGGGCCTGCCGCACGTCGTCGTCCGCTTCTACACCAACCCCGACGGGCGCGCGGCCCGCCGCACCACGGTGAGCGTGCTGGCCCTGCTGGGCGCGTTCTACCTGCTGATGCCGCTGTACGGCATGCTGGGCCGCCTCTACGCCCCCGACCTGCTGCTGACCGGCGACACCGACGCGGCGGTCCTCGTCCTGCCGCAGCGGCTGATCGGCGGCGTCCCCGGGGACCTGCTCGGCGCGCTCGTCGCGGGCGGCGCCTGTGCGGCCTTCCTGTCCACCGCGTCCGGGCTGACGATGTCGGTCGCGGGCGTACTGGCCCAGGACGTCCTGCCGACCCTGGGCGTACGCCACTTCCGGCTGGCCACGCTGCCCGCGATCGCGGTGCCCACGGCCGCGTCGGCGCTGGTCGGCGAGCTGCCCGTGGCCGACGCGGTGGGCCTGGCCTTCGCGGTCTCCGCGTCCTCGTTCTGCCCGCTGCTGATCCTGGGCATCTGGTGGCGCGGTCTGACCCCGCCGGGCGCGATCGCCGGGCTCCTGCTGGGCGGCGGCTCGGCGCTGACCGCGGTGACGGCCACCATCGCCGGCGGCGCCGACTCCGGCTGGCCGCACACCCTGCTGGCCTGGCCCGCGGTGTGGTCCGTCCCGGTCGGTTTCGCGGCGATGATCCTCACCTCGCTGGCCACCCGCGACCGCGTCCCGCCCGGCACCGCCGCCACCATGGCCCGCCTCCACCTCCCCGAACCCACCCACCCCCACCCGGCCACCCCCTGA
- a CDS encoding MFS transporter codes for MWPLYAAGFTTAFGAHGIAASLGGRAQGAVTSLLVLGGLLALYDAAEVLLKPLFGTLADRVGARPVLLGGLVAFAVASALYVVADSPGWLWAARLGQGAAASAFSPSASALVTRLNPAAEHGRAFGSYGFYKSIGYTLGPLLGGVLVWAGGLRLLFAVLAVLGATVAAWAALAVPVVPPLPKARQTVLDLARRLADPAFLAPTSALAAATAALSVGVGFLPVSGRAAGLGTVATGAAVSVLAGCAAVVQPRAGRALDDGRLTTRTGLAAGLLLTAVGLACAMLPGLTGILIAAALTGIGTGLITPLGFAALAASTPVERLGQTMGAAELGRELGDAGGPLLVAGVASLTTLTYGFGALAAVVGAGAVAALAHRRR; via the coding sequence ATGTGGCCGCTGTACGCGGCCGGGTTCACCACCGCCTTCGGCGCGCACGGCATCGCCGCCAGCCTCGGCGGTCGCGCCCAGGGCGCGGTCACCTCCCTGCTGGTCCTGGGCGGGCTGCTCGCCCTCTACGACGCTGCGGAGGTGCTGCTCAAGCCGCTCTTCGGCACCCTTGCCGACCGCGTCGGCGCCCGCCCGGTCCTGCTCGGCGGGCTCGTGGCCTTCGCCGTCGCGTCCGCGCTGTACGTCGTCGCGGACAGCCCCGGCTGGCTCTGGGCCGCCCGGCTCGGGCAGGGCGCCGCGGCCTCCGCGTTCTCGCCGTCCGCCTCCGCACTGGTCACCCGCCTCAATCCGGCCGCCGAACACGGCCGTGCCTTCGGCAGTTACGGCTTCTACAAGTCCATCGGCTACACCCTCGGCCCGCTGCTCGGCGGCGTTCTCGTGTGGGCCGGGGGACTGCGACTGCTGTTCGCCGTGCTCGCGGTGCTCGGCGCCACGGTCGCCGCCTGGGCCGCGCTCGCCGTCCCCGTCGTACCCCCGCTGCCCAAGGCCCGGCAGACGGTGCTCGACCTCGCCCGGCGGCTGGCCGACCCGGCCTTCCTCGCCCCGACGTCGGCACTCGCGGCGGCGACCGCCGCGCTGTCGGTCGGGGTCGGGTTCCTGCCGGTCTCCGGCCGCGCCGCCGGGCTGGGCACGGTCGCGACCGGCGCGGCGGTGTCGGTGCTCGCAGGCTGCGCGGCCGTCGTCCAGCCGCGTGCCGGACGCGCCCTGGACGACGGCCGGCTGACCACCCGGACCGGTCTGGCCGCAGGCCTGCTGCTCACGGCGGTGGGCCTGGCCTGCGCGATGCTGCCGGGCCTGACCGGGATCCTGATCGCGGCCGCTCTCACCGGTATCGGTACGGGCCTGATCACCCCGCTCGGCTTCGCCGCACTGGCCGCGAGCACCCCCGTGGAACGCCTCGGCCAGACCATGGGCGCCGCCGAACTCGGCCGCGAACTCGGCGACGCCGGCGGCCCGTTGCTGGTCGCCGGCGTCGCCTCCCTCACCACTCTGACCTACGGCTTCGGAGCACTCGCGGCCGTCGTCGGGGCGGGCGCGGTGGCAGCCCTCGCCCACCGCCGCCGATGA
- a CDS encoding LytR/AlgR family response regulator transcription factor codes for MSATDAPLRVLAVDDEEPALEELLYLLGQDPRVGSVLPATTAGEALHRLGRTLTDGPEGAEGAEGGPAVDVVFLDIDMPGLDGLELARLLGEFTTPPLIVFVTAHDDFAVRAFDLKAVDYLLKPLRKERFAEAVRRAAELVRAGQGPRPATAPAGPAPGLADQVPVELGGVTRFVPIADITYVEAQGDYARLHTRRGSHLVRVPLSTLEEQWRERGFVRIHRSRLVALGRIEELRLDGGNVTVRIGDRILAVSRRNARELRDLLARHAAGSVRR; via the coding sequence ATGAGCGCGACCGACGCCCCCTTGCGCGTGCTGGCGGTGGACGACGAGGAACCGGCGCTCGAAGAGCTGCTGTATCTCCTGGGGCAGGACCCGCGGGTCGGCAGTGTGCTGCCCGCCACGACGGCCGGCGAGGCGCTGCACCGGCTCGGCCGGACCCTGACGGACGGACCGGAGGGAGCGGAGGGAGCGGAGGGCGGCCCGGCCGTCGACGTCGTCTTCCTCGACATCGACATGCCGGGGCTGGACGGCCTCGAACTGGCTCGCCTGCTGGGCGAGTTCACCACACCGCCGCTGATCGTCTTCGTCACCGCCCACGACGACTTCGCCGTACGCGCCTTCGACCTCAAGGCCGTCGACTACCTGCTCAAGCCGCTGCGCAAGGAGCGCTTCGCGGAGGCCGTACGCCGGGCCGCCGAACTGGTCCGCGCCGGACAGGGCCCCCGCCCGGCCACCGCCCCCGCCGGCCCGGCGCCCGGCCTCGCCGACCAGGTCCCCGTGGAACTGGGCGGGGTGACCCGCTTCGTGCCCATCGCCGACATCACCTACGTCGAGGCCCAGGGCGACTACGCGCGGCTGCACACCCGGCGCGGCAGCCACCTGGTGCGCGTTCCGCTGTCCACGCTGGAGGAACAGTGGCGCGAGCGCGGCTTCGTCCGCATCCACCGCAGCCGGCTCGTCGCCCTCGGCCGCATCGAGGAACTCCGGCTGGACGGCGGCAACGTGACCGTACGGATCGGCGACCGGATCCTCGCCGTGAGCCGTCGCAACGCGCGCGAACTGCGCGACCTGCTGGCCCGGCACGCGGCCGGATCGGTCCGGAGGTGA